From a region of the Nitrospiraceae bacterium genome:
- the rpsJ gene encoding 30S ribosomal protein S10 has protein sequence MKVDQRIRIRLRGFDYRVLDQSVAEIVETVRRSGAKVVGPIPLPTKIERFTVQRSTHVDKKSREQFEIRTHKRLLDIMEPTPETMDSLMKLNLAAGVDVEIKL, from the coding sequence CGAATTCGTATCAGGCTGCGCGGTTTTGATTACCGCGTGCTCGATCAGTCAGTCGCCGAAATTGTGGAGACCGTTCGTCGAAGCGGGGCGAAAGTGGTTGGGCCGATTCCTCTTCCGACGAAGATCGAGCGGTTTACCGTCCAGCGATCGACTCACGTGGACAAGAAGTCCCGCGAGCAATTCGAGATTCGGACCCATAAGCGATTGTTGGACATTATGGAGCCAACACCGGAAACCATGGATTCGCTGATGAAGCTGAATCTGGCGGCCGGTGTGGATGTGGAAATCAAATTATGA